A part of Halobacillus shinanisalinarum genomic DNA contains:
- a CDS encoding lmo0954 family membrane protein: MKKFLLFIAGLVALGVLLANLGPMVLLGVSVWLLYVVFKQFMKSDSTAGKIGWVVLGLIILSVAVSNIYAVIGLVAAYALYVIYKKMTTRKNDSVIESSSSDDPFTNFERQWAELNK, from the coding sequence ATGAAAAAGTTTTTGCTGTTTATTGCAGGACTAGTTGCACTTGGTGTTCTCCTAGCAAACCTTGGTCCAATGGTTTTGTTAGGCGTCAGCGTATGGTTGCTGTATGTCGTCTTCAAGCAATTTATGAAAAGTGATTCAACTGCCGGAAAAATTGGCTGGGTCGTGTTAGGGCTGATTATCCTTAGTGTGGCGGTTTCCAACATCTATGCAGTCATTGGACTTGTTGCTGCTTATGCTTTATATGTGATTTATAAGAAAATGACAACGAGAAAGAATGATTCTGTGATCGAATCAAGCAGTAGTGACGATCCGTTCACGAATTTTGAAAGACAGTGGGCAGAGTTAAACAAATAA
- a CDS encoding alpha/beta-type small acid-soluble spore protein, which produces MADNNRNELLVPGAENAMDSMKEEIASEFGVKLGADTTARENGSVGGEMVKRMISIAESSMQNRNK; this is translated from the coding sequence ACAACAATAGGAATGAATTGTTAGTGCCTGGTGCAGAAAATGCAATGGATAGTATGAAGGAAGAAATTGCAAGTGAGTTTGGTGTTAAGCTCGGAGCAGACACCACTGCGCGCGAAAACGGATCGGTGGGTGGCGAAATGGTCAAACGAATGATCAGTATCGCTGAATCAAGTATGCAGAACAGAAACAAATAG